The Mesotoga sp. Brook.08.105.5.1 genome includes a window with the following:
- the rsxC gene encoding electron transport complex subunit RsxC codes for MRLPTFRGGVHPPEKKELSQDCQLSVLPPPERVYVFLANHAGVPAKPVVSIGDRVRTGQLIAEAGGFISANLHSPLTGEVKEIAKYYHPTLAKPDDAIVIDRTGEDEWDLLQPAKPFDQFLPEEIVQRVKSAGIVGLGGAMFPTSVKLSPPKDKKIDLLVINGAECEPYLTIDYRFMLERSEGVVRGILALMRALNVEEAIVGIEDNKPKAIEKMKEAVRSTSIQVKTLRTKYPQGAEKQLIFALTKRKVPSGGLPLDVGVVVDNIGTAFSVYEAVELGRPLVERGVTITGEGIKKPVNVVSRIGIMADELIRYAGGAQESVERAVFGGPMMGMTVPKTDVPTVKGTSGITLLLRSKPTEEFPCIRCGKCTSVCPMNLQPFLLNLYGTNRLYDIQVENGLLDCIECGSCSYACPAKIDLVKNFKLHKKVYRSLKGGAKK; via the coding sequence ATGAGGTTGCCTACCTTCAGAGGAGGGGTGCACCCGCCAGAGAAAAAAGAACTTTCCCAAGATTGTCAGCTAAGTGTTCTACCGCCTCCTGAAAGGGTTTATGTTTTTCTTGCTAATCACGCCGGAGTCCCAGCAAAGCCTGTTGTAAGTATTGGAGACAGAGTCAGAACCGGCCAGCTAATTGCCGAAGCTGGCGGCTTCATTTCTGCAAATCTCCATTCTCCTCTAACAGGCGAGGTTAAAGAGATTGCCAAGTATTATCATCCCACTCTTGCAAAACCTGACGATGCGATTGTCATAGATAGGACCGGAGAAGATGAGTGGGACCTGCTTCAGCCAGCAAAACCATTCGATCAGTTTTTACCCGAAGAGATCGTGCAAAGGGTTAAGTCTGCAGGTATTGTTGGGCTCGGCGGCGCAATGTTTCCGACCAGCGTCAAACTGTCCCCTCCGAAGGATAAGAAAATCGATCTCCTTGTCATAAACGGCGCAGAGTGTGAACCTTACCTTACCATTGATTACAGGTTCATGCTCGAGCGTTCTGAGGGAGTAGTCAGGGGAATCCTCGCTTTGATGCGTGCACTAAACGTTGAAGAAGCTATCGTTGGAATTGAAGACAATAAGCCAAAGGCGATAGAGAAGATGAAAGAGGCGGTCCGGTCAACTTCGATACAGGTGAAGACTCTAAGAACAAAATACCCACAGGGAGCCGAAAAGCAGTTAATATTCGCGCTGACGAAAAGAAAGGTTCCTTCAGGCGGGCTTCCCCTAGATGTAGGGGTTGTAGTCGATAATATTGGAACTGCATTCTCTGTCTATGAGGCAGTCGAACTTGGCCGCCCTCTTGTCGAAAGAGGCGTGACGATTACGGGTGAAGGAATCAAGAAACCCGTAAACGTGGTCTCGAGAATCGGGATAATGGCGGATGAGTTGATCAGATATGCTGGAGGCGCGCAGGAATCAGTGGAAAGAGCCGTCTTCGGTGGTCCTATGATGGGAATGACGGTTCCTAAGACTGATGTACCTACGGTCAAAGGCACTTCCGGGATAACCCTGCTTCTCAGGAGCAAACCAACAGAAGAGTTTCCATGCATAAGATGCGGGAAATGCACTTCTGTTTGTCCGATGAACCTCCAACCCTTTCTCCTCAATCTCTACGGCACAAACAGATTGTACGACATTCAGGTGGAGAACGGCCTGCTAGATTGCATTGAGTGCGGTAGCTGTTCCTACGCCTGTCCTGCAAAGATCGATCTAGTCAAGAACTTCAAACTGCATAAGAAGGTCTACAGAAGTTTGAAGGGAGGTGCGAAGAAGTGA
- a CDS encoding transketolase, which translates to MARLLTKDEIKRLENLGRVCRGDIIKMTTVANSGHPGGSMSSIDIFLSVYDFAEKDPKNPYDPERDRVVVSHGHTSPGVYATLGRLGFIDIDEAIAGFRHPGSIFEGHITRGIPGVEWTTGNLGQGLSVGVGMALASKIRGKNNRVIVAMSDAEQAKGQVAEARRTAKKYELNNLVVVVDYNDAQISGKASDIMYVDIKANYLADGWKVIEVDGHDYAELNEALVEAFDSRTPAVIIGRTVMGKGVSFMEGDVSYHGKPLDMEKAASALAELGLESDIERYVEMRKELPTYHEHVRPIDEVVRPVTGDSIVYPVDKKTDNRSAFGRALADIGKLNKGKVPMMVVDCDLKPSTKVNEFEKVWPENFVQIGVQEHNAATVAGAASVCGVLTFFADFGVFGIDETYNQQRLNDINKANVKVGVTHVGIDVGEDGKTHHCIDYIGALRNLFGFKLIVPADPNQTDKAVRYVSATEGNFVIAMGRSTMNPISDENGRAFFGDGYKFEYGKVDVVRKGKGVTIVTTGQVTHKAVEAADKLRSEGIEVTVLNVSCPLEADFDSVKEHLSKVVITAEDHNVESGLGTILSDYLIDSKIMPERFEKLGVERYMFSGDNELLFDLCGLSSGKMVEKIRRIAR; encoded by the coding sequence ATGGCGCGTTTGCTGACGAAAGATGAGATTAAGAGACTAGAAAACCTTGGAAGAGTGTGCAGGGGAGACATCATAAAGATGACCACAGTTGCGAATTCCGGTCATCCGGGCGGTTCAATGTCATCGATAGACATATTCCTATCCGTTTATGATTTTGCAGAGAAAGATCCGAAGAACCCCTACGATCCCGAACGCGATAGGGTTGTTGTAAGCCACGGTCATACATCTCCCGGGGTATATGCGACACTTGGGAGATTGGGTTTTATAGACATTGACGAGGCAATTGCCGGATTCAGGCATCCCGGATCGATATTCGAGGGTCACATCACAAGAGGGATTCCTGGCGTAGAATGGACTACAGGAAATCTTGGACAGGGGTTGTCCGTAGGTGTTGGCATGGCCCTTGCTTCGAAAATCAGAGGGAAAAACAACAGGGTGATAGTAGCCATGAGTGATGCCGAACAGGCAAAAGGTCAGGTGGCGGAGGCAAGAAGAACGGCCAAGAAATACGAGCTCAATAACCTTGTTGTTGTTGTCGACTACAATGATGCTCAGATCTCCGGAAAAGCGAGCGACATAATGTACGTGGACATTAAGGCAAACTATCTCGCTGATGGATGGAAGGTTATAGAGGTCGACGGCCACGACTATGCCGAGCTCAATGAAGCTCTCGTGGAAGCGTTCGATTCAAGAACCCCCGCAGTCATAATTGGCAGAACAGTTATGGGAAAAGGTGTTTCCTTCATGGAGGGTGATGTTTCGTATCACGGCAAACCTCTGGATATGGAGAAGGCCGCCTCTGCGCTTGCCGAGCTTGGCCTTGAAAGTGATATCGAAAGATATGTCGAAATGAGGAAGGAGCTTCCCACTTATCATGAACATGTGCGCCCCATAGACGAAGTGGTAAGACCGGTCACGGGAGATTCGATTGTTTATCCTGTTGACAAGAAGACCGACAACAGATCGGCCTTTGGAAGGGCTCTCGCAGATATTGGAAAGCTGAACAAGGGAAAAGTTCCGATGATGGTTGTTGATTGTGATTTGAAACCCTCAACGAAGGTAAACGAGTTCGAGAAGGTCTGGCCGGAGAACTTCGTTCAGATTGGAGTTCAGGAACATAATGCGGCAACGGTTGCCGGTGCTGCGTCCGTATGTGGTGTGCTTACTTTCTTTGCAGACTTTGGAGTCTTTGGAATCGATGAAACCTACAATCAGCAACGGCTGAACGACATAAACAAAGCAAACGTCAAAGTTGGGGTGACCCATGTGGGAATAGACGTGGGAGAAGATGGAAAGACTCACCACTGTATTGATTACATTGGGGCCTTGAGGAATCTATTTGGCTTCAAGCTGATCGTACCGGCAGATCCAAATCAGACGGACAAAGCTGTAAGGTATGTGAGCGCGACTGAAGGAAACTTCGTCATTGCCATGGGCAGATCTACTATGAATCCAATTTCCGATGAAAATGGAAGAGCTTTCTTCGGCGATGGATACAAGTTTGAATATGGCAAGGTCGATGTTGTCAGGAAAGGAAAGGGTGTAACCATAGTTACGACCGGTCAGGTAACCCATAAGGCCGTTGAGGCTGCAGATAAGCTCAGGTCAGAGGGAATAGAAGTCACGGTTCTTAACGTCAGCTGCCCTCTAGAAGCGGATTTCGATAGCGTCAAAGAACACTTGTCCAAAGTCGTTATAACCGCAGAAGATCACAATGTGGAGAGTGGATTAGGCACGATTCTATCGGACTATTTGATCGACTCGAAGATAATGCCTGAGAGATTTGAGAAGCTTGGTGTAGAGAGATATATGTTCTCCGGTGATAATGAGCTGCTATTCGATCTCTGCGGTCTTTCGAGCGGCAAAATGGTTGAGAAGATCAGGAGAATTGCCCGGTAA
- the ricT gene encoding regulatory iron-sulfur-containing complex subunit RicT, translating into MPEIYGTVYGVEFHSVGKLYQYTSSEQLLKQGDRVLAMSEFGLDVGKVMYGPVEIRIDDSKEELKPIVRVMTDEDWETHAKNKEEAEAAMNTCQELIKKHSLPMRLLEARYMFDRSRIVFYFGADSRVDFRELVKDLARAFRTRIELRQVGIRDEVKMTGSLGLCGMTACCVRFLRQFESITLKHAKKQQLLINPAKISGRCGRLLCCLSYEQELYENELLDIPDEGSLVDYEGKTCKVLTVNIFMKVITLVADDGQMLKVQFDDFRMSQRSIIQDTNPDELIKNRDEDISIDG; encoded by the coding sequence ATGCCTGAAATATATGGAACTGTATATGGAGTCGAGTTTCACTCTGTTGGCAAGCTTTATCAGTACACATCTAGTGAACAGCTCCTAAAGCAGGGAGATCGTGTGCTTGCAATGAGTGAGTTCGGACTGGATGTGGGTAAGGTCATGTATGGACCAGTTGAGATTCGCATAGATGACTCAAAGGAAGAGCTGAAACCGATCGTTAGGGTAATGACTGATGAAGACTGGGAGACTCATGCAAAGAACAAGGAAGAGGCCGAAGCTGCTATGAATACCTGCCAGGAGCTGATAAAAAAGCACTCGCTTCCTATGAGATTGCTCGAGGCGAGATATATGTTTGATCGCTCAAGAATAGTCTTCTATTTTGGTGCCGACAGCAGGGTCGATTTCAGAGAGTTGGTGAAGGATCTTGCCAGGGCATTCAGAACGAGGATAGAGCTCAGGCAAGTTGGAATAAGAGATGAAGTTAAAATGACCGGCAGCCTCGGGTTGTGCGGCATGACAGCTTGCTGCGTCCGCTTCTTGAGACAGTTTGAGAGTATAACGCTCAAGCATGCGAAGAAGCAGCAATTGTTGATAAACCCTGCAAAGATATCCGGTAGGTGCGGAAGACTGCTTTGCTGTCTATCCTATGAACAGGAGCTCTATGAAAATGAGTTATTGGATATCCCTGATGAAGGGTCTCTTGTCGACTATGAAGGAAAGACTTGCAAGGTTCTAACGGTGAACATCTTCATGAAAGTGATCACCCTGGTTGCAGATGACGGCCAGATGCTCAAGGTTCAGTTTGATGACTTTAGAATGAGCCAGAGATCTATTATTCAGGACACAAATCCCGATGAGTTAATAAAGAATAGAGACGAGGATATTTCGATTGACGGTTGA
- a CDS encoding class I SAM-dependent rRNA methyltransferase, giving the protein MLIAQIKKGKEGKVLNSYPWIFKDEILSLEGSADRVSEVNVFSSTYEFLGKGFFNPGSTRSIMVLTNHDEELGEAFFRKLLNKSLQKRDRLFDTPYYRLIHGEGDRLPGLVVDRYGDFLAVQFRNLIMQERKQMIVTLLSDLLSPIGIYERSDFEMGVDDRIERNTGLLCGKVPDSIEIEENGLRFLVDVKNSQKTGFFFDQRDSRAFCRKITKELSLQKGLDLFSFTGGFGLNMAFSGAEAICVDKSEEDLERARLNSVVNKVDNRLQLVQSDVLAFLNEFEKNDYFDIVVLDPPSFVKHKKELPHGISLFRKLVESTLPLMKDGGILGLCTCAYNIGIEHLVESVRRSTERRGLRFSHLAITLQSPDHPWLLEVPESLYLKCLWGFVEKE; this is encoded by the coding sequence ATGCTAATTGCGCAAATAAAAAAAGGAAAGGAAGGAAAGGTGTTGAATTCTTACCCGTGGATCTTCAAAGATGAAATCCTCTCTCTTGAAGGCTCTGCAGATAGAGTAAGCGAAGTCAATGTCTTCTCTTCTACTTACGAGTTCCTGGGGAAAGGCTTCTTCAACCCTGGTTCAACGAGGTCGATAATGGTTCTAACTAATCATGATGAAGAACTGGGAGAGGCTTTCTTCAGAAAGCTTCTGAATAAATCCTTGCAGAAAAGAGACAGGCTTTTCGATACACCTTACTACAGGCTTATCCATGGCGAGGGGGATAGACTTCCTGGACTTGTAGTTGACAGATACGGCGATTTTTTAGCAGTGCAGTTCAGAAATCTGATCATGCAGGAAAGAAAGCAAATGATCGTCACCCTTCTTTCAGATCTTCTGAGCCCGATAGGAATCTACGAACGCAGCGACTTTGAGATGGGGGTGGACGACAGAATTGAGAGAAACACCGGCCTGCTTTGCGGGAAAGTACCGGACTCAATCGAAATTGAGGAAAACGGCCTAAGATTTCTTGTAGATGTCAAGAACAGCCAGAAGACCGGATTCTTCTTTGACCAAAGAGACTCCAGAGCATTCTGCAGAAAGATTACTAAGGAGCTGTCGCTTCAAAAGGGGCTAGATCTCTTCTCTTTTACGGGCGGCTTTGGACTCAACATGGCATTCTCCGGAGCAGAGGCGATTTGTGTTGACAAGTCGGAAGAAGATCTAGAAAGGGCAAGACTGAACTCCGTAGTGAACAAGGTGGATAACCGGCTGCAGTTAGTCCAGAGCGATGTTCTTGCCTTCCTTAATGAATTTGAAAAGAATGACTATTTTGATATAGTAGTATTGGATCCGCCATCCTTTGTTAAGCATAAGAAAGAGCTTCCGCATGGAATTTCACTTTTCAGAAAGCTAGTAGAGAGCACGCTACCGTTAATGAAGGATGGGGGAATCCTCGGCCTCTGCACTTGCGCCTACAATATTGGGATTGAGCATCTAGTAGAGTCTGTAAGAAGATCAACAGAAAGAAGAGGCTTGAGGTTTTCGCATTTGGCGATCACTCTGCAGTCACCTGATCATCCGTGGCTTTTGGAGGTTCCTGAAAGCCTTTATTTGAAGTGTCTGTGGGGCTTCGTAGAGAAGGAGTGA
- a CDS encoding glucose-1-phosphate adenylyltransferase has product MAKKVVALILAGGQGTRLGLLTDEVAKPAVPFGGKYRIIDFALSNCVNSGIYAVGVLTQYRPHILSRHIGIGRPWDLDRKDGGVVILPPFIAQGDSNWYKGTANAVFQNIDFVDDYDPEIVVILSGDHIYSMDYNEMIDYHLSKGATGTVACMRVPLSEANRFGMMITDFENKIVDFQEKPEQPKSDLASLGIYVFDWKFLRERLIEDEKDPESDNDFGKNILPKIVHDNAGRLFAFVFEGYWRDVGTIESLWEANIELTRPIPPLNLHDPSWRFYTQTEEYLPAYVGTSSHVRNSLINEGAEIYGRVENSVIFQGVQIGEGSVVKNSVIMTNSKIGSNVVIDKGIIGERTTVRDGVVVGYGDEVPHESQPHIYDSGIVVVGSDVIIPENLKIGRNSAVLNHVKEEDFEGDVAGGKTISPRE; this is encoded by the coding sequence ATGGCCAAAAAAGTAGTAGCATTGATTCTAGCTGGCGGACAGGGTACAAGACTGGGATTACTAACCGATGAGGTTGCAAAACCGGCGGTGCCTTTTGGAGGCAAGTACAGGATAATCGACTTTGCACTTAGTAACTGCGTGAATTCTGGAATCTACGCAGTTGGTGTGCTTACTCAATACAGGCCTCACATTCTCTCCAGGCATATCGGAATAGGTCGTCCCTGGGATCTTGACAGAAAGGATGGGGGGGTAGTCATTCTCCCGCCGTTCATCGCTCAGGGAGATTCAAACTGGTATAAGGGAACGGCAAATGCCGTATTCCAGAATATTGATTTTGTCGATGATTACGACCCAGAAATTGTTGTAATCCTTTCTGGCGACCACATCTACTCTATGGATTACAATGAAATGATTGATTATCATCTCTCGAAAGGTGCCACGGGAACAGTAGCATGTATGCGTGTTCCGCTGTCTGAAGCTAATAGATTCGGCATGATGATAACGGATTTTGAAAACAAAATAGTCGACTTTCAGGAGAAGCCTGAACAACCGAAGTCGGATCTTGCCTCTCTTGGGATTTACGTCTTTGACTGGAAGTTCCTTAGAGAAAGGTTAATCGAAGATGAAAAGGATCCCGAGAGTGACAATGATTTCGGGAAGAACATCTTGCCGAAGATCGTACATGATAACGCTGGAAGGCTTTTCGCTTTCGTCTTCGAAGGATACTGGAGAGACGTCGGTACGATCGAATCTCTCTGGGAAGCAAACATAGAGCTAACACGGCCTATTCCGCCACTGAACCTCCACGATCCTTCCTGGAGGTTTTACACCCAAACGGAAGAGTATCTCCCTGCTTACGTCGGAACCAGTTCTCATGTCAGAAATTCCCTGATTAACGAAGGGGCAGAGATTTACGGTCGAGTAGAGAATTCAGTTATCTTCCAAGGCGTGCAGATCGGAGAAGGTTCGGTTGTTAAGAATTCTGTGATTATGACAAACTCCAAAATTGGAAGCAATGTGGTCATAGACAAGGGGATAATTGGAGAGAGAACGACAGTTAGAGATGGGGTGGTTGTTGGTTATGGAGACGAAGTGCCACACGAATCTCAACCACACATATATGATTCGGGTATTGTCGTTGTCGGATCGGACGTAATCATTCCCGAGAATCTTAAGATAGGTAGAAACAGCGCAGTTCTTAATCACGTTAAAGAGGAGGACTTCGAGGGAGATGTGGCAGGCGGCAAGACCATCTCGCCCAGAGAGTAA
- a CDS encoding 5'-nucleotidase C-terminal domain-containing protein encodes MKKVLLITLLLVMAVFVMAQRLTIVHINDTHGHIWPEGEFGGLAAVATLVNQARAENPNTLFLHAGDMNTGVPESDLQDAAPDIVSLNLMKLDAMAIGNHEFDNDASVLAKQMDIASFPFLSANIYKDGEPAFQEYIIKEVGGIKVAIVGFTAQETEILEYLYAKDYEWMDVIEIAKEIIPVLEAQADIIIALTHMGSNPVLAGPNSWELAKAVDGIDVIVDGHSHTFYERPEIINETIIVSAGEWAKNVGKLDLEIVDGTVIFVSFRNLPVLAEEIKPDFAVATVLDYFKKAGGEALGIVVGETTIKLEGDRGVVRAQDTNLGYLICDAMVWKSGADLAITNSGGIRASIQAGPITYRDILTVLPFGNTLYVVDVPGTALRDLLEYTATREPGQGAMAQVSGVTYVIENGEAKDILVNGEPIDDNKVYKVATNNYLASGGDGYTVLAGLSGYDTGFVLADVVVEFVGEISPITAYADSGRITRK; translated from the coding sequence ATGAAAAAAGTTCTTTTGATTACCCTACTGTTGGTCATGGCCGTATTTGTCATGGCTCAGAGACTTACGATTGTCCATATCAACGACACTCATGGACACATATGGCCAGAGGGCGAGTTCGGCGGGCTTGCGGCCGTAGCCACTCTGGTCAACCAGGCTAGAGCGGAGAATCCCAACACTCTTTTCTTGCACGCAGGTGACATGAACACCGGTGTTCCAGAGTCGGACCTGCAGGATGCAGCTCCAGACATAGTTTCACTGAACCTTATGAAACTCGATGCGATGGCTATCGGAAATCACGAATTTGACAACGACGCATCGGTACTTGCTAAGCAGATGGACATTGCTAGCTTCCCGTTCCTCAGCGCCAATATCTACAAGGACGGAGAACCGGCCTTCCAGGAATACATTATCAAGGAAGTTGGCGGAATAAAGGTTGCAATAGTAGGATTCACTGCTCAGGAGACTGAAATCCTTGAATACTTGTACGCCAAGGACTACGAATGGATGGATGTCATAGAAATCGCCAAGGAAATCATACCGGTTCTGGAGGCCCAGGCGGATATAATTATCGCTCTTACACACATGGGAAGCAATCCGGTTCTTGCGGGCCCGAATTCCTGGGAGCTTGCCAAGGCGGTTGACGGAATCGATGTTATTGTTGACGGGCACAGCCACACTTTCTATGAAAGACCTGAAATAATCAACGAAACAATTATCGTTTCTGCTGGAGAATGGGCAAAGAATGTGGGCAAGCTCGATCTAGAAATCGTCGACGGAACGGTAATCTTCGTTTCTTTCAGGAATCTTCCTGTCCTGGCAGAAGAGATAAAACCTGACTTCGCAGTGGCAACTGTTCTTGATTACTTCAAGAAGGCCGGAGGAGAAGCTCTTGGCATAGTTGTCGGTGAAACAACGATCAAGCTTGAGGGTGACAGGGGAGTAGTTAGAGCCCAAGACACAAACCTCGGTTACTTGATCTGTGACGCGATGGTGTGGAAGTCCGGAGCGGACCTTGCAATAACCAATTCCGGTGGTATCAGAGCTTCAATTCAGGCTGGTCCGATCACATATCGCGACATTCTTACAGTACTCCCGTTCGGAAATACACTTTACGTTGTTGATGTACCGGGGACAGCCCTCAGAGATCTTCTGGAGTACACGGCAACCAGAGAACCAGGGCAGGGAGCGATGGCTCAGGTAAGCGGAGTAACTTATGTAATAGAGAATGGCGAGGCCAAGGATATTCTTGTGAACGGAGAACCCATTGATGACAATAAGGTGTACAAAGTTGCTACAAATAACTACCTTGCCTCTGGCGGTGACGGGTATACGGTCCTTGCAGGACTCTCCGGTTACGACACCGGATTCGTGCTGGCAGATGTAGTGGTTGAGTTCGTTGGAGAGATAAGCCCGATAACCGCTTACGCCGATAGCGGAAGGATAACCAGAAAGTAG
- the ndk gene encoding nucleoside-diphosphate kinase, with the protein MERTFAYLKPNAIQRGLVGEIIRRIEEKGLKILALKMLMISESKARELYREHAGKDFYEPLLGFIQSGPVVAIVLEGEDAVQRLRILIGKTDPVQADPGSIRGRFGVSVRKNLIHASDSIESAIRETNIFFDKTEILDYSLLIEGQL; encoded by the coding sequence ATGGAGAGAACATTTGCTTATCTGAAGCCAAACGCTATTCAGCGAGGCCTCGTAGGAGAGATAATCAGAAGAATCGAGGAAAAAGGTCTTAAGATATTAGCTCTCAAAATGCTCATGATTTCAGAGTCTAAAGCTAGAGAACTATACAGGGAGCATGCCGGGAAAGACTTCTACGAACCTTTGCTCGGTTTCATACAATCTGGCCCAGTTGTGGCAATAGTTCTTGAAGGTGAGGATGCCGTTCAGAGATTGAGAATCCTCATTGGAAAAACCGATCCGGTCCAGGCAGACCCGGGAAGTATTCGTGGAAGGTTCGGCGTCTCCGTCAGAAAGAACCTCATCCACGCTTCAGACAGTATTGAAAGTGCAATTCGCGAAACGAATATCTTCTTTGACAAAACTGAGATTCTTGACTATTCTCTGTTGATTGAAGGGCAGCTCTGA
- a CDS encoding zinc dependent phospholipase C family protein: MSFLPGFWTHIMYGKDVLEEIGLDLEADKREEFNLGCLFTDPGQYCSREDPEFSLWRFSHTLRCDDFAEEVCRRAEEISRFYSLGAICHYFLDATVNHYIVARAGNGYKYQQLETMIDKVILKNRVEAVILDLDPTAEFSKSLPEALEDLYRAIAEEYYGVKGCSIQKAINSMNEYFAGIYGRSRLGIILKRFSIKEGSPEEAFFKDTHTDPLNLEMKPWFHSIAGWESKKTFEELYSDAFDKAVHFMQSYLDGVGELSLPGVSLMTNLPLMEY; the protein is encoded by the coding sequence GTGAGTTTTTTGCCCGGCTTCTGGACTCATATCATGTATGGAAAAGATGTTCTGGAAGAAATAGGACTCGATCTTGAAGCCGACAAAAGAGAGGAGTTCAATCTTGGGTGCCTCTTTACTGATCCTGGACAGTATTGCTCAAGAGAAGATCCGGAGTTTTCTCTCTGGAGATTTTCTCATACGCTGAGATGTGATGATTTTGCCGAAGAGGTCTGCAGAAGAGCCGAAGAGATCTCTCGCTTCTACTCTCTCGGGGCGATATGCCATTACTTTCTCGATGCAACCGTTAATCATTATATTGTCGCCCGTGCGGGAAATGGATATAAGTATCAGCAGCTTGAGACAATGATAGACAAAGTAATACTGAAGAACAGAGTAGAGGCGGTTATTCTTGACCTTGATCCGACTGCCGAGTTTTCCAAGTCTCTACCTGAAGCTCTAGAAGATCTTTACAGAGCGATTGCTGAGGAGTACTACGGAGTGAAAGGTTGTTCTATCCAGAAGGCAATAAACTCTATGAACGAGTATTTCGCGGGGATATACGGTCGTTCCAGACTGGGCATCATTCTCAAGAGATTCAGCATCAAGGAAGGCTCTCCGGAAGAGGCTTTTTTCAAAGACACTCATACAGATCCGCTGAATCTGGAAATGAAACCTTGGTTTCACAGTATAGCTGGATGGGAGAGTAAAAAGACCTTTGAAGAACTTTACAGCGATGCCTTCGACAAGGCTGTCCATTTTATGCAGAGTTATCTGGACGGCGTAGGCGAGTTGTCTTTACCCGGGGTCTCTCTCATGACCAATTTACCATTAATGGAGTACTGA
- the glgD gene encoding glucose-1-phosphate adenylyltransferase subunit GlgD: protein MKVLGIILAGGRGEYLSSLTQVRTSAALPVFGKYRSIDFTLSNMINAGVSKVGIITQYSPRSLMDHIGSGKEWDLDRKQGGLFILQPYYSPYNPSMGYKGTADALFQNIDILRRGNEDSVLIGSGDHIFKTDLTKIFRYHLDTVADITLLTGNKNGECGMKGMDRVICKNGRVIKWIEKENASENPDEGDCVALGVYFVNKFLLRELLYSAVPNGYNELVKGIISPNLSSLNVREYRYNGYWRDIKQSKKCYFKTNLDILDPQIRRELFYENGRVFTKLKDLPPPKITGTASMNNSVIADGCVIGGRIEDSVLFRDTRVMAGATVKNSVLLEGCLVEEGAYIENVIMDKYCTVRLGRSFVGESEEPTVIEKHGVI, encoded by the coding sequence ATGAAAGTTCTCGGAATAATCCTGGCAGGTGGACGAGGTGAGTACTTGAGTTCCCTTACGCAAGTTCGTACAAGTGCCGCACTACCGGTTTTCGGAAAGTACAGGTCCATCGATTTCACGCTCAGTAATATGATCAATGCCGGGGTATCGAAGGTTGGCATTATTACTCAATACAGCCCTAGAAGCCTAATGGACCACATAGGTTCCGGTAAAGAATGGGATCTTGACAGGAAACAGGGCGGTCTTTTCATTCTGCAGCCTTACTACTCACCGTATAATCCTTCCATGGGATACAAGGGAACTGCAGATGCTCTGTTCCAGAACATAGACATACTTCGGAGAGGGAACGAAGACTCGGTACTGATTGGTTCTGGAGATCATATTTTCAAGACTGACCTTACCAAGATATTCAGGTATCATCTCGATACGGTGGCCGACATAACCCTCCTAACAGGAAACAAGAATGGTGAATGTGGTATGAAAGGTATGGATAGAGTCATATGCAAGAACGGAAGAGTAATAAAGTGGATAGAGAAGGAAAATGCCTCTGAGAACCCTGATGAGGGAGACTGCGTTGCTCTTGGAGTTTACTTCGTAAACAAGTTCCTCCTGCGGGAACTTCTCTACTCAGCGGTTCCCAACGGCTATAACGAGCTTGTTAAGGGTATTATCTCTCCTAATCTCTCTTCGCTAAATGTTAGAGAGTACAGATACAACGGGTATTGGCGGGATATCAAGCAGAGCAAGAAATGCTATTTCAAGACAAATCTCGATATCCTGGATCCTCAGATCAGACGAGAGTTGTTTTACGAGAACGGTAGAGTATTTACGAAACTAAAGGATCTCCCACCTCCGAAGATCACCGGAACGGCATCTATGAACAACTCAGTCATTGCAGATGGATGCGTAATTGGAGGAAGAATCGAAGATTCAGTCTTGTTCAGAGATACTAGAGTTATGGCAGGGGCAACCGTTAAGAACTCAGTTCTCCTTGAGGGCTGCCTCGTCGAAGAAGGCGCTTACATAGAAAACGTAATTATGGACAAGTACTGCACAGTTAGGCTTGGGAGAAGTTTCGTTGGTGAGAGCGAAGAGCCCACAGTGATCGAAAAACACGGCGTAATATAG